A genomic window from Nicotiana sylvestris chromosome 11, ASM39365v2, whole genome shotgun sequence includes:
- the LOC104240818 gene encoding uncharacterized protein, translating to MTDRDRTRYRDREIDRDRDRDRERERERDKDRDRDRKRDRDDRDRRDRERSYTPDHIKTSRHTRSRTRSPSTDRHRHRHRSTSRSRSPTDRRNRHRHHRPSVESPPRKRRKDDGDRDKDRDRDTRREVEDFVDGIAKEQKKQKKKEEGGSGDEEMMDEEEIEMMKKLGIPVGFDSTKGKPVAGNDVGAVRKVTKRQPRQYMNRRGGFNRPLPAECNR from the coding sequence ATGACCGACCGTGACCGAACTCGATACCGTGACCGTGAAATTGACCGGGATCGTGACCGTGACCGGGAGAGAGAGCGAGAGAGGGACAAGGATAGAGACAGAGATCGGAAACGTGACCGGGATGACCGTGACCGGAGAGACCGTGAACGTTCTTACACCCCTGACCATATAAAAACCAGTCGACACACTCGCTCCCGAACTCGTTCCCCTTCCACTGACCGTCACCGCCACCGCCACCGTTCTACTTCCCGCTCCCGTTCTCCCACTGACCGCCGCAACCGCCACCGTCACCACCGTCCCTCAGTGGAAAGTCCTCCTAGAAAGAGACGAAAAGACGATGGCGATAGAGATAAGGATAGGGATAGGGATACGCGgagagaggttgaggattttgtggACGGGATAGCGAAAGaacagaagaagcagaagaagaaggaggaggggGGGAGTGGCGATGAAGAGATGATGGATGAGGAAGAGATTGAGATGATGAAGAAATTGGGTATACCGGTAGGGTTTGATTCGACAAAGGGGAAGCCAGTGGCAGGGAATGATGTGGGTGCTGTAAGGAAAGTCACTAAACGGCAGCCTCGACAGTACATGAATAGGCGTGGTGGCTTCAATAGGCCCTTGCCTGCTGAGTGCAACCGCTGA
- the LOC104240810 gene encoding thaumatin-like protein 1b yields MAVNFSTSVIFFMFFLQGSYAANIVIKNNCPYTIWPATLTGQGPQLLTGFELASQASQTLQVPNSWSGRVWPRFVCSNDATGKFTCLSGDCGTGQVTCNGNGAAPPASLLEFTLAGFGGKDFYDISLVDGFNLPVSIVPQNRADCNSTSCPVDINNHGCPDELSVKSPDGGVIGCKSACLAFQQPQYCCTGQYSSPQTCKPTKYSLQFKHLCPQAYSYAYDDATSTFTCTGADYLITFCP; encoded by the exons ATGGCTGTAAATTTCTCCACGAGTGTTATCTTTTTCATGTTCTTCCTCCAGG GATCGTATGCAGCCAACATCGTAATAAAAAATAATTGCCCTTACACAATTTGGCCAGCTACACTTACTGGTCAAGGACCCCAATTGCTAACAGGATTTGAATTAGCATCACAAGCTTCACAAACTCTTCAGGTACCAAATTCATGGTCAGGAAGAGTATGGCCAAGGTTCGTTTGCTCGAATGATGCGACTGGAAAATTCACTTGTCTTAGTGGAGATTGTGGGACTGGCCAAGTAACTTGCAATGGTAATGGTGCAGCTCCACCAGCATCCCTTCTCGAATTCACATTAGCAGGGTTTGGAGGCAAAGACTTCTATGATATTAGCTTGGTTGATGGTTTTAATTTACCAGTGTCTATTGTCCCTCAAAATAGAGCTGATTGTAACTCAACAAGTTGTCCAGTTGATATCAATAATCACGGATGTCCAGATGAGTTATCAGTAAAAAGTCCAGATGGTGGTGTCATTGGGTGCAAAAGTGCATGTCTGGCATTTCAACAGCCACAATATTGTTGCACTGGTCAATATAGTTCTCCACAAACTTGCAAACCAACCAAATACTCTTTACAATTCAAACATCTGTGTCCTCAAGCTTATAGTTATGCTTATGATGATGCAACTAGCACATTTACATGTACTGGAGCTGACTATTTGATTACCTTCTGCCCATGA